The following nucleotide sequence is from Rubrobacter radiotolerans DSM 5868.
CTGTATCTCGGGAAGCCCGGCCTCCCGCGCGTCCCGGAGCGCCGCCTGAAGGACCGGGTCCTCCCGGACGAACAGCTCCTCGATGTACAGCTCGACTTCCCGCAGGTCCACCTCTGCCATGCGCTCCGCCTCCCCGTCCAAATGCTCGCTAGAGAGTCAGGTTAGCGTACTCGACGCCCACGAGCGTGAGGCCCCGCGCCGGGGCCGAGGGTCCGCTCCCGCTCCGCCGGCCGCCCCCGAGAAGCTCCGCGAACGAGGCGAGCGAGCGCGAGCCGTCTCCGACCTCGATCATGGTCCCGACAAGCGCCCGGACCATCCCGTACATAAACGAGTCGGCCGTTACGCTGTAGACGAGCACCTCTCCCTCGCGCTCCCAGCACGACAGGCTGACCTCGCGCGTAAAGCGGGTGTGGTAGCTCTTTGTCGGGGTGAAGGCGGTAAAGTCGTGCAACCCGAGGACGAGGTCCGCTGCCCCGCGCAGAAGCCCGAGGTCGAGCGGCCGGGCGACGTAGGCGGCGTAGCGCCGGTCCAGCGCCGAGCGAGTCGGAGCGTTGACGAGCCGGTACCTGTAGGAGCGGCTCCGGGCGTCGCGGCGGGCGTCGAAGCTGTCCGGGGCCGACACGCAGCGGCGCACGGCGACGTCCTTCGGGAGCACGGCCGTTGCGCGGTAGGCGACCTCGTCCGGCTCCATCGCAGCCTCCGAGAAGAAGGAGGCGACCTGTCCGCTCGCGTGTACCCCGGCGTCCGTCCGTCCGGCGACGGTCAGCTTCACCGGGTGGCGCAGGATCGTCCCGAGCGCCCGCGCGAGCTCACCCTCGACGGTGCGCCGTCCCGGCTGCCTCGCCCAGCCGTCGAAGTCCGTCCCGTCGTACTCGACGAGCGCGGCGAGCTTCCTTCGGGTGCGGCTCACAGGAGCGCCGCCGCCACGATGACCGCCGCTACAACGGCGAGAGTGAGAACGTCGCGCCGGCGAAAGGCGAGTTCCCGGTAGCGAGTCCTTCCCTCGCCCCCCCGGTAGCCCCGGCTCTCCATCGCCTCGGCGAGCTCGTCGGCGCGACGAAATGCCCCGACGGTGAGGGGGATCAGGATCGGCACGAGCGCCCGGGCGCGACGGATCAGGCCCCCTTCGGAGAACTCCGCCCCGCGCGCGGCCTGGGCGCGCATGATCTTCTGCGCCTCCTCATCGAGCGTCGGGATGAACCTGAGCGTGATCGTCATCATCATCGCGACCTCGTGCGCCGGGAAGCGGAACCTCTTGAGCGGCGAGAGCAAGTCCTCTATCCCGTCCGTCAGGTTCACCGGGGCCGTCGTCGCGGTGAGGAGCGCGGC
It contains:
- a CDS encoding energy-coupling factor transporter transmembrane component T family protein, producing the protein MRGVGQFYPGESALHGLDPRAKIVASVALVVGVFLVGSVWGFLFFAGFIALMVRVSGVPVRRFLAFLRPVLFIIALTIFFQVLFSREGNLLFELGFVRIFDGGLATGAYLAARIVVLVMSAALLTATTAPVNLTDGIEDLLSPLKRFRFPAHEVAMMMTITLRFIPTLDEEAQKIMRAQAARGAEFSEGGLIRRARALVPILIPLTVGAFRRADELAEAMESRGYRGGEGRTRYRELAFRRRDVLTLAVVAAVIVAAALL
- the truA gene encoding tRNA pseudouridine(38-40) synthase TruA encodes the protein MSRTRRKLAALVEYDGTDFDGWARQPGRRTVEGELARALGTILRHPVKLTVAGRTDAGVHASGQVASFFSEAAMEPDEVAYRATAVLPKDVAVRRCVSAPDSFDARRDARSRSYRYRLVNAPTRSALDRRYAAYVARPLDLGLLRGAADLVLGLHDFTAFTPTKSYHTRFTREVSLSCWEREGEVLVYSVTADSFMYGMVRALVGTMIEVGDGSRSLASFAELLGGGRRSGSGPSAPARGLTLVGVEYANLTL